The Marinobacter subterrani genome has a segment encoding these proteins:
- a CDS encoding ferritin-like domain-containing protein has protein sequence MTDQPFLTDVKTLRERARMHIEQGALTEGYGANRDNVVKILNEALATEIVCTLRYKSHYFRAEGINASVAAQEFLEHADQEQQHADWLAERIVQLGGKPNFSPEGLLTRSHAEFVEGETLREMVVEDLVAERIAIDSYREIARYLGDQDPTSRRIIEEILAQEEEHADDMAGLLEGLGS, from the coding sequence ATGACTGATCAACCGTTTCTGACGGACGTCAAAACCCTTCGCGAAAGAGCCCGCATGCACATTGAGCAGGGGGCGCTCACCGAAGGTTATGGTGCCAACCGCGACAATGTGGTGAAGATCCTCAACGAGGCTCTGGCCACCGAAATTGTCTGCACCCTGCGCTACAAGAGCCACTATTTCCGTGCCGAAGGCATCAACGCCAGCGTCGCGGCCCAGGAGTTCCTGGAGCACGCGGACCAGGAGCAGCAGCACGCCGACTGGCTGGCCGAGCGCATTGTTCAGCTCGGTGGCAAACCCAACTTCTCGCCGGAGGGCCTGTTAACGAGGTCCCACGCGGAGTTCGTTGAGGGAGAGACGCTCCGGGAGATGGTGGTTGAGGACCTGGTGGCGGAGCGGATCGCCATTGACAGTTACCGCGAAATCGCCCGCTATCTGGGCGACCAGGATCCCACCTCACGGCGGATCATCGAGGAGATCCTGGCCCAGGAAGAGGAGCACGCCGACGATATGGCCGGCCTGCTGGAAGGCCTGGGTAGCTGA